From Gimesia panareensis, the proteins below share one genomic window:
- a CDS encoding YifB family Mg chelatase-like AAA ATPase produces MLAKLYTYSLFGIDARPVEVEVDISPGAMPKTILVGLAEAAVKESTHRIERALVNSGYNRPIDRIVINLSPADLPKDAASFDLPIALGLLTASGQLTSERFEDYAAVGELALDGTIRPIRGALSMALAAREQGKQGLLVPVQNAHEAAVVEGLDVFAVGTLAEAVGFYTGALPVEPVEFSWEEALEEHGQYDIDYSDVKGQEYAKRAITVAAAGMHHLLMIGSPGTGKTLLASRISTILPRLSQEESLETTRIYSAMGRLSRNQSLVMLRQFRTPHHTISEAGLVGGGSTPAPGEISLAHNGLLFLDELPEFNRRTLEVLRQPLEGGEVTISRAIGSVTFPANVMLISAMNPCPCGYLSDPRRKCSCNPMQIERYLSKISGPLLDRIDIHIEVPPVPFRELSNQTSGTNSQTMREQVLAAREIQAHRFANEKTSHNGRMTPRELRKYSQLASDGEGLLKTAMEEMGLSARAHDKILRISRTIADLDQSDQITAAHVSEAINYRTLDRQFWS; encoded by the coding sequence ATGCTGGCCAAGCTTTATACCTATTCCCTGTTTGGCATTGATGCCAGGCCGGTCGAAGTCGAAGTGGATATCTCCCCCGGAGCGATGCCCAAGACCATCCTGGTCGGTCTGGCGGAAGCGGCCGTCAAAGAGAGCACGCACCGCATTGAACGGGCCCTGGTCAATAGCGGCTACAATCGACCGATCGACCGGATCGTGATTAACCTCTCTCCGGCCGACCTGCCTAAAGACGCCGCTTCCTTTGATCTGCCCATCGCGCTGGGCCTCTTGACCGCCAGCGGGCAACTGACTTCGGAACGCTTCGAAGACTACGCCGCAGTCGGTGAGTTGGCCCTGGATGGAACGATTCGCCCCATTCGGGGAGCCCTGTCGATGGCCCTGGCTGCCCGCGAGCAGGGGAAGCAGGGCCTGCTCGTCCCCGTACAGAATGCCCACGAAGCTGCCGTGGTTGAGGGACTGGATGTCTTCGCCGTCGGCACCCTTGCAGAAGCGGTCGGTTTCTACACGGGAGCACTGCCTGTCGAGCCGGTCGAATTCAGCTGGGAGGAGGCCCTCGAAGAGCACGGGCAATACGACATCGACTACAGTGACGTGAAGGGACAGGAATACGCCAAGCGGGCCATCACAGTCGCTGCCGCAGGTATGCATCATCTTTTGATGATCGGGTCTCCGGGGACAGGCAAGACACTATTGGCCTCGCGGATCAGCACGATTCTGCCGCGTCTCTCGCAGGAAGAAAGCCTGGAGACCACGCGGATCTACAGTGCGATGGGGCGTCTGTCGCGAAATCAGTCGCTGGTGATGTTACGTCAGTTTCGCACACCGCATCACACTATCAGCGAAGCAGGCCTGGTCGGAGGCGGCTCCACTCCTGCGCCCGGCGAAATCAGCCTGGCGCATAACGGATTGCTGTTCCTGGACGAGTTGCCTGAGTTCAACCGCCGCACACTGGAAGTGTTGCGACAGCCTCTGGAGGGAGGGGAAGTGACCATCTCCCGCGCGATCGGCAGCGTCACTTTTCCCGCGAACGTCATGCTGATCTCCGCCATGAATCCCTGTCCCTGCGGCTATCTCTCCGATCCCCGCAGAAAGTGTTCCTGTAATCCGATGCAGATCGAACGCTATCTTTCCAAGATCAGCGGCCCGCTGCTGGATCGGATCGACATTCATATTGAAGTTCCGCCTGTTCCGTTTCGCGAGCTGTCGAATCAGACCTCAGGCACCAACAGCCAGACCATGCGCGAGCAGGTGCTGGCAGCACGCGAGATCCAGGCCCATCGATTTGCCAATGAAAAGACCTCGCACAATGGACGGATGACACCGCGAGAGTTGCGAAAATACAGCCAGCTGGCCTCGGATGGAGAAGGACTGTTGAAAACCGCCATGGAAGAGATGGGGCTCTCTGCCCGGGCACATGATAAAATCTTACGCATCAGTCGCACGATCGCGGACCTGGACCAGAGCGATCAGATTACCGCCGCCCACGTCAGTGAAGCCATCAATTACCGAACCCTGGATCGGCAGTTCTGGTCCTGA
- the amt gene encoding ammonium transporter, producing the protein MSYELTTNTIWVLLCTSLVFLMQAGFCCLESGLSRSKNSINVATKNVVDFFIGTFIFWLFGYGLMFGESFQGLIGTSGFVFADSSSTHWLTVVFLFQLVFCSTAMTISSGAVAERMRFRSYVILACAIGAVAYPVFGHWAWATDASGAPAGWLGKLGFMDFAGSSVVHSVGAWSALAAVLILGPRTGRFNQNAEKSRFSASNLPLAALGFLILWFGWFGFNGGSTLALNGEVPSIILNTILAGIAGGVFALVWELCSSKQISVENIFNGSLAGLVAVTASCNVVSYPSAILIGLIAGAVMLGSCCLLEKRFQVDDVVGAIPVHGFAGVWGTLAVALFAEAELLPDGFSRLQLLGIQALGAAVCFVWSFGFIWSCMWLLNRFLPIRVSLEDEKIGLNVAEHGASTELHSLLETMIAHEKGDNTSRAEVDDFTEAGIVGYQYNRVLDAQEVLLSDVKDRELRYRSIMDNVMDAIITINLDGKIEEFNLGAEHLFGYLNHEVIGQNINLLSPPLHQQLQQEYSDGDLNPQLVRAIGSRQEIVAQRQDGSTFPAELAVSSVVLADREIFTGIIQDISERKEYERSLNEARKRAEAASDAKSEFLANMSHEIRTPMTAILGFTDILLGNLKNNEDIEAAHIVKRNGEYLIGVINDILDLSKIEARKVELEQVRVNTPEIIRDIAALMQVKADLKQLKLEIEFENPIPETIITDPTRLRQVLINLLGNAIKFTETGSVKLCIRTINLEDSCAQLQFDVIDTGIGISEAALAQIYQPFTQADNSTTRKYGGTGLGLAISKRLVEMLGGRIQVTSKVGVGSTFTISVNTGSLEGVRLLQLDASSIRKAALEQNQEHALDLTNSLASRRVLIVEDGLDNQRLISFLLKKEGMQVDLADNGKLGYEQALVAQTAGTPYDFVLMDMQMPVMDGYTATRKLREAGYKRPIIALTAHAMKNDMEKCLNAGCDAYATKPVNKQKLLETISHLAESSTVAGRTP; encoded by the coding sequence ATGTCTTACGAGCTAACCACGAATACCATCTGGGTCTTACTTTGTACCAGTCTGGTTTTTCTGATGCAGGCCGGCTTCTGCTGCCTGGAATCAGGATTGTCACGTTCCAAAAACAGCATCAACGTGGCGACGAAAAACGTCGTCGATTTCTTTATTGGTACCTTTATCTTCTGGCTGTTCGGCTATGGGCTCATGTTCGGAGAGTCATTCCAGGGCCTGATCGGAACCAGCGGTTTTGTATTTGCAGATTCCAGCTCGACTCACTGGCTCACAGTGGTGTTTCTGTTTCAGCTTGTCTTCTGCAGCACGGCGATGACCATCTCTTCCGGAGCCGTCGCCGAGCGGATGCGGTTTCGTTCCTACGTGATTCTGGCATGTGCGATTGGGGCAGTCGCCTATCCCGTGTTTGGTCACTGGGCATGGGCCACGGATGCCTCTGGAGCCCCTGCAGGCTGGCTGGGGAAGCTGGGGTTCATGGACTTTGCCGGTTCCAGTGTCGTGCATTCGGTGGGAGCCTGGTCTGCTCTGGCAGCCGTTCTGATCCTGGGACCGCGCACGGGACGTTTCAATCAGAACGCAGAGAAGTCCCGTTTTTCGGCAAGCAATCTACCACTGGCGGCACTCGGGTTTTTAATCCTGTGGTTTGGCTGGTTCGGGTTTAATGGGGGGAGTACGCTGGCTTTGAATGGCGAGGTCCCTTCGATCATTTTGAATACGATTCTGGCGGGGATCGCGGGGGGCGTCTTTGCGTTGGTCTGGGAACTGTGCTCTTCGAAACAGATCTCGGTGGAAAATATCTTTAATGGATCACTGGCGGGGCTGGTGGCAGTGACAGCTTCCTGCAATGTGGTCTCCTATCCCAGCGCCATTCTGATCGGTCTGATCGCCGGTGCGGTCATGTTAGGCTCATGCTGTTTACTGGAGAAGCGTTTTCAGGTGGATGATGTTGTGGGGGCGATCCCCGTGCATGGCTTCGCCGGTGTCTGGGGCACTCTGGCTGTGGCTCTGTTTGCCGAAGCAGAACTCCTGCCAGACGGTTTCTCGCGACTTCAGTTGCTGGGAATTCAGGCTCTTGGGGCGGCGGTCTGCTTTGTCTGGAGCTTCGGGTTTATCTGGTCCTGTATGTGGCTGCTGAATCGATTTCTGCCAATCCGGGTCTCCCTGGAGGATGAAAAGATCGGTTTGAATGTGGCAGAGCATGGTGCGTCAACAGAACTGCACAGTCTGCTGGAGACGATGATTGCCCACGAAAAGGGCGATAACACCTCGCGGGCCGAAGTCGATGATTTCACTGAAGCCGGCATCGTGGGTTACCAGTACAACCGCGTGCTGGATGCCCAGGAAGTGTTGCTTTCGGATGTCAAAGACAGAGAATTGCGATATCGCTCCATCATGGATAATGTGATGGATGCCATTATTACGATCAACCTGGATGGAAAGATTGAGGAATTCAATCTGGGGGCAGAGCACCTGTTTGGTTACCTCAACCACGAGGTGATCGGCCAGAATATCAACCTGCTGAGTCCTCCCCTGCATCAGCAGCTGCAGCAGGAATATTCTGATGGAGATCTGAATCCACAGCTGGTGCGAGCCATCGGTTCCCGTCAGGAAATTGTGGCGCAACGACAGGATGGGTCGACCTTCCCAGCAGAACTGGCAGTGAGCTCGGTGGTACTGGCTGATCGTGAAATTTTTACCGGCATCATTCAGGACATCAGCGAGCGAAAAGAATACGAACGCTCGTTAAACGAAGCGCGTAAACGGGCTGAAGCCGCCAGTGATGCCAAGAGTGAATTCCTCGCGAACATGAGCCATGAGATCCGTACGCCAATGACAGCCATTCTGGGCTTTACGGATATCCTGCTGGGGAACCTGAAAAACAATGAAGACATCGAAGCAGCCCATATCGTCAAGCGCAACGGGGAATACCTGATTGGTGTCATCAACGACATCCTGGACCTCTCCAAGATCGAGGCCCGCAAGGTCGAACTGGAACAGGTACGAGTCAACACGCCGGAAATCATTCGTGATATTGCCGCCTTGATGCAGGTGAAAGCAGATTTGAAACAGCTGAAACTGGAAATCGAATTTGAGAATCCGATTCCGGAAACCATCATTACAGACCCGACGCGTCTGCGCCAGGTACTGATTAACCTGCTGGGAAATGCGATCAAGTTTACCGAGACCGGATCGGTGAAATTGTGCATCCGGACCATCAATCTGGAAGATTCATGTGCGCAACTGCAGTTCGATGTGATCGATACCGGCATAGGTATTTCAGAAGCGGCCCTGGCACAGATCTATCAGCCTTTCACCCAGGCCGACAATTCGACGACCAGAAAATATGGTGGTACGGGGCTGGGGCTGGCGATTTCAAAACGCCTGGTGGAAATGCTGGGAGGCCGGATTCAGGTTACCAGCAAAGTCGGAGTCGGCAGTACTTTTACAATTTCCGTGAATACCGGCTCGCTGGAAGGGGTTCGCCTGTTGCAGCTCGATGCGAGCAGTATCAGAAAAGCGGCTCTGGAGCAAAATCAGGAGCATGCGCTCGATCTCACAAACAGTCTCGCTTCCCGTCGCGTTCTGATTGTCGAAGATGGTCTGGACAATCAGCGACTGATTTCATTCCTGTTGAAAAAAGAGGGGATGCAGGTCGATCTCGCTGATAATGGCAAGCTCGGTTACGAACAGGCTCTGGTGGCCCAGACAGCCGGGACTCCTTATGACTTTGTGTTAATGGATATGCAGATGCCTGTGATGGATGGTTATACCGCGACTCGCAAACTCAGAGAGGCGGGGTATAAACGACCGATCATCGCATTGACGGCACACGCGATGAAGAACGACATGGAGAAATGTCTAAACGCGGGCTGTGATGCGTACGCGACAAAGCCTGTGAATAAGCAGAAGCTGCTGGAGACCATCTCACATCTGGCAGAGTCGTCCACCGTGGCCGGTCGCACCCCCTGA
- a CDS encoding tRNA dihydrouridine synthase gives MMSDSKLQPVSLGPYELKSPLYQAALSGYSDYPMRVIAARLGAAYTLCEVMIDRLINQSRQGKQLAMMYCHQDEFPVGGQLMGSEPEEFGPAAEKLVVAGFHVIDINFGCPVKKVMSRCRGGYHLGQPEVALEIISRVRDTVPEQIPVTLKMRRGIDDSPESEENFFRIFEGAYARGLAAITVHGRTVEQKYVGSSKWEFLKRVKQQAGERTVIGSGDLFSPQACLDMLRVTGVDGVSIARGAIGNPWIFQQTERLLRGESITPPDVHEQRAVIADHFALAREFYGEKKVCNTMRKFGIFYSELHPQRKAVRDAFISVKTADQWRDVLQEWYADNAPGCFPPVAEPNPLSLEAVSAADNAVS, from the coding sequence ATGATGTCAGACAGTAAATTACAACCTGTTTCCCTGGGGCCTTACGAGCTCAAATCGCCTCTGTATCAGGCGGCGCTCAGTGGCTACAGCGATTATCCGATGCGGGTCATCGCGGCCCGTCTGGGAGCCGCTTATACGCTGTGCGAGGTGATGATCGATCGGCTGATCAACCAGTCCCGGCAGGGAAAGCAGCTGGCGATGATGTATTGCCACCAGGATGAATTTCCGGTGGGAGGCCAGCTGATGGGCTCAGAGCCCGAAGAGTTCGGACCGGCGGCAGAGAAGCTGGTCGTAGCGGGCTTTCATGTGATTGACATCAACTTCGGGTGTCCTGTAAAGAAAGTGATGAGCCGCTGTCGGGGTGGGTATCACCTGGGACAGCCTGAGGTGGCGCTGGAGATTATTTCCCGGGTTCGGGATACCGTTCCCGAACAGATTCCCGTGACTCTGAAAATGAGGCGCGGCATTGATGACAGCCCGGAATCGGAAGAAAACTTCTTTCGCATTTTTGAAGGCGCTTATGCACGGGGCCTGGCGGCGATCACAGTCCATGGTCGGACGGTGGAGCAAAAATATGTGGGCTCCAGTAAATGGGAGTTTCTGAAGCGGGTCAAACAGCAGGCGGGGGAACGAACAGTGATCGGCAGTGGCGACCTGTTTTCCCCACAGGCCTGCCTGGATATGCTCCGCGTCACGGGAGTGGATGGCGTTTCGATTGCCCGGGGGGCGATTGGGAATCCCTGGATCTTTCAACAGACCGAACGCCTGCTGCGGGGAGAGAGCATCACGCCGCCCGATGTCCACGAGCAGCGGGCAGTGATTGCAGATCACTTTGCACTGGCCCGTGAGTTCTATGGTGAGAAAAAGGTCTGCAATACCATGCGGAAATTCGGGATATTTTATTCCGAGCTGCATCCGCAGCGCAAGGCGGTTCGCGATGCATTTATTTCCGTCAAAACAGCCGATCAATGGCGGGATGTATTGCAGGAATGGTATGCGGATAACGCCCCCGGCTGCTTTCCGCCGGTCGCAGAACCCAATCCGCTCTCACTGGAAGCGGTCTCGGCTGCTGACAATGCAGTCTCGTAG
- a CDS encoding thiamine phosphate synthase — MQHLLTAGAQRALGLAELISGASEAEATDSRHLLAALAHEESRAAEILLAHQIAQAMILQEFELTLPGTEAESDLFATQVPLELSQAIQRFPALRDVLNQALEQASQTSLPVEIGSEHLLWGVLKTEGPHTQWLLSQGAISADSVEATFQSQNQHVAEPIDVDFAFRTVPATVSDQTNTFRTIDAAANRLREGLRVVEDFLRFTLDDAHLTRLLKSTRHQLTEALQFIGQESLIASRDTLQDVGTAISSTSEFDRPSLEHLVKANLKRVQEAARTLEEFGKLISVEAAAIFKQMRYALYTLEKSVLTCVSSQHRLEDCQLYLLASENLCHHGSGPAIRESLAAGVRIVQIREKELSDRRLLEHGRRVRKWTREAGAILIMNDRPDLAVAIDADGVHVGQDELPVREVRQIVGSRRFIGVSTHNIEQARQAVLDGADYLGVGPTFTTATKNFTEAEYAGLDFVKQVAAEITLPWFAIGGINADNLSAVLEAGATRVAVSSVICNHEHPGEMTRDLLEQFAR, encoded by the coding sequence ATGCAACATTTACTCACCGCGGGCGCACAACGAGCCCTGGGTCTGGCAGAACTGATTAGCGGCGCTTCTGAAGCTGAGGCGACGGACTCCCGGCATCTGCTGGCAGCCCTGGCGCATGAAGAGTCGCGGGCAGCGGAAATCCTGCTGGCGCACCAGATTGCGCAGGCAATGATCCTGCAGGAATTTGAACTGACTCTGCCCGGAACGGAGGCCGAATCCGACCTGTTTGCGACTCAGGTCCCGCTCGAGCTGTCTCAGGCGATACAACGATTTCCGGCGCTGCGTGACGTCCTGAATCAGGCCCTCGAGCAGGCCAGCCAGACGAGTCTGCCAGTCGAAATCGGCAGCGAACACCTGTTATGGGGGGTATTGAAAACCGAAGGGCCGCATACACAGTGGTTGTTGAGCCAGGGGGCCATTTCTGCGGATTCCGTGGAGGCTACCTTTCAGAGTCAGAATCAGCATGTCGCAGAGCCGATCGACGTTGATTTTGCTTTTCGGACCGTCCCTGCAACGGTCAGCGACCAGACCAATACGTTCAGGACCATCGATGCGGCTGCCAATCGTTTGCGGGAAGGGCTGCGGGTGGTGGAAGATTTCCTGCGGTTCACACTGGATGATGCCCATCTGACCAGGCTGCTGAAATCGACGCGACATCAGCTGACCGAGGCGCTGCAGTTCATCGGGCAGGAATCGCTGATTGCCAGCCGCGACACTCTGCAGGATGTGGGAACGGCAATCAGTTCCACTTCGGAATTCGACCGCCCTTCCCTGGAACACCTGGTGAAAGCCAACCTGAAGCGGGTTCAGGAGGCGGCGCGCACGCTGGAGGAGTTTGGCAAACTGATCTCCGTGGAAGCAGCTGCCATCTTTAAACAGATGCGGTATGCGTTGTATACTCTGGAAAAGAGTGTTTTGACCTGCGTATCCAGTCAACATCGACTGGAAGACTGTCAGTTGTATCTGCTGGCATCGGAAAATCTGTGTCACCATGGTTCCGGTCCGGCGATTCGTGAGTCACTGGCGGCGGGCGTCAGGATTGTTCAGATCCGCGAAAAAGAGCTGTCTGACCGTCGGTTGCTGGAGCATGGCAGACGGGTTCGCAAATGGACGCGGGAAGCGGGGGCGATTCTGATCATGAACGATCGTCCGGATCTCGCGGTGGCGATTGACGCCGACGGCGTACACGTGGGACAGGACGAACTGCCGGTGCGTGAGGTGAGGCAGATCGTCGGTTCGCGTCGCTTCATCGGCGTTTCGACGCACAACATCGAACAGGCGCGTCAGGCGGTGCTGGACGGAGCCGACTACCTGGGGGTCGGACCAACATTTACGACTGCCACCAAAAACTTTACTGAAGCAGAATATGCGGGTCTGGATTTTGTGAAGCAGGTGGCCGCTGAGATTACCCTGCCCTGGTTTGCCATCGGTGGGATCAATGCAGACAACCTGTCGGCGGTACTGGAGGCCGGAGCAACCCGTGTCGCGGTCAGTAGCGTGATTTGTAATCATGAGCATCCAGGCGAGATGACCCGTGACTTATTAGAACAGTTTGCACGGTAA
- a CDS encoding ATP-dependent Clp protease ATP-binding subunit — protein MYERFTDRARKVMQLANQEAQRFNHEYIGTEHILLGLVKEGSGVAANVLKNLDVDLRKIRLEVEKIVQSGPDMVTMGKLPQTPRAKKVIEYAMEEARNLNHNYVGTEHLLLGLLREQDGVAAQVLMNLGLKLEEVREEVLNLLGHGLEGGEAGERTPGTGGQKAGKSKTPALDSFGRDLTELAKQKKLDPVIGRSKEIERVIQILCRRQKNNPVLLGEAGVGKTAIVEGFAQMVVDGEVPDLLRDRRIVVLDLAMMVAGTKYRGQFEERIKAVMNEVRRAKNTILFIDELHTLVGAGGAEGAIDASNVLKPALSRGELQCIGATTLDEYRKYIEKDSALERRFQNVMVEPPTDEQTVEILRGLRERYEEHHKVQITDDALEKAVELSSRYITGRCLPDKAIDVIDEAGARIRLKSMVRPPDLKELEEESERLNQSKEEAVANQDFELAANLRDQADKLKKRKETLTQEWREKSKEVDGVVDAEVVAEVVAKITGVPLTRLSSEDTVRLLNMEDELHKRVISQDEAIKQVSKAVRRSRSGLKDPKRPMGAFLFSGPTGVGKTLLAKTLAEFMFGDENALIQIDMSEYMEKHNVSRLIGAPPGYVGFEEGGQLTEKIRRRPYAVVLLDEIEKAHPDVFNMLLQIMEEGHLTDSFGRKVDFKNVVLIMTTNAGAQGMAHGDAFGFRKADDDTSYDAMKRNLMHDLQKEFKPEFLGRLDEVVVFRKLTREELKQIVDIELGKVRKRLKEQGVVLELTDETREFIIDKGSEGGELDYGARPLRRSVERYIEDPLAEELLRGAFEGKNKVLVTVAEVGDEKRLEFEGSYEAETEELATVGSSEGGAPEGEG, from the coding sequence ATGTACGAGCGGTTTACAGATCGAGCTCGAAAAGTGATGCAGTTGGCCAATCAGGAGGCCCAACGCTTCAATCACGAATATATCGGGACCGAACATATCCTTCTGGGTTTAGTCAAGGAAGGCTCAGGAGTCGCAGCCAATGTGCTGAAAAATCTGGATGTGGATCTGCGCAAGATCCGTCTGGAAGTCGAGAAGATTGTCCAGTCGGGGCCGGACATGGTCACCATGGGCAAACTCCCCCAGACACCCCGCGCCAAGAAAGTCATCGAATACGCGATGGAAGAGGCCCGCAACCTGAATCACAACTACGTAGGTACAGAGCATCTGCTGCTCGGCCTGCTGCGTGAGCAGGATGGCGTGGCCGCTCAGGTTCTGATGAACCTGGGGCTGAAACTGGAAGAAGTCCGCGAAGAAGTCCTCAACCTGCTGGGCCACGGCCTGGAAGGGGGCGAGGCTGGCGAACGGACTCCCGGGACCGGCGGCCAGAAAGCGGGCAAAAGCAAGACTCCCGCGCTGGACAGTTTCGGTCGCGACCTGACCGAACTCGCCAAGCAGAAGAAACTCGATCCGGTCATCGGCCGTTCCAAGGAAATCGAACGCGTCATCCAGATCCTCTGTCGTCGTCAGAAAAATAACCCCGTTCTGCTGGGTGAAGCAGGCGTTGGTAAGACCGCGATCGTCGAAGGATTCGCCCAGATGGTTGTCGACGGCGAAGTTCCGGACCTGCTCCGCGATCGTCGCATCGTCGTACTCGACCTCGCCATGATGGTCGCCGGAACCAAGTACCGCGGTCAGTTCGAAGAACGCATTAAAGCCGTCATGAACGAAGTCCGTCGTGCCAAAAACACGATCCTGTTCATCGACGAATTGCACACCCTGGTCGGAGCCGGCGGTGCCGAGGGAGCGATCGACGCTTCCAACGTACTGAAACCCGCTCTCAGCCGTGGCGAACTGCAGTGTATCGGTGCCACCACCCTGGACGAATATCGTAAATACATCGAAAAAGACAGCGCCCTGGAACGTCGCTTCCAGAACGTCATGGTCGAACCTCCCACTGACGAACAGACCGTAGAAATTCTGCGTGGTCTACGGGAACGGTATGAAGAACACCACAAGGTGCAGATTACCGACGACGCACTCGAAAAAGCGGTCGAGCTCTCTTCACGTTACATCACCGGTCGTTGTCTGCCCGACAAAGCGATCGACGTGATCGACGAAGCCGGAGCCCGCATCCGTCTGAAATCGATGGTCCGACCTCCCGATCTCAAAGAACTGGAAGAAGAATCAGAACGCCTCAACCAGTCCAAGGAAGAAGCGGTCGCCAACCAGGACTTCGAGCTCGCAGCCAATCTCCGCGATCAGGCTGATAAGCTCAAGAAACGGAAAGAGACCCTCACCCAGGAATGGCGTGAAAAATCCAAAGAAGTCGACGGCGTGGTCGATGCGGAAGTCGTTGCCGAAGTGGTCGCCAAGATTACCGGCGTGCCGCTGACCCGGCTCTCCAGCGAAGACACCGTTCGTCTGCTCAACATGGAAGACGAACTGCACAAACGCGTCATCAGCCAGGACGAAGCCATCAAGCAGGTTTCCAAAGCAGTCCGCCGCAGCCGCAGTGGTCTGAAAGATCCCAAACGACCGATGGGGGCCTTCCTCTTCTCCGGTCCGACCGGGGTTGGTAAAACTCTGCTCGCCAAGACTCTGGCGGAATTCATGTTCGGCGATGAAAACGCCCTGATTCAGATCGACATGAGTGAATACATGGAGAAGCACAACGTCAGCCGTCTGATCGGTGCTCCTCCGGGATATGTCGGCTTCGAAGAAGGGGGTCAGTTGACCGAAAAGATTCGACGTCGTCCCTACGCAGTCGTGCTGCTCGACGAAATCGAAAAAGCACACCCCGACGTCTTCAACATGCTCCTGCAGATCATGGAAGAAGGCCACCTGACCGACAGCTTCGGTCGCAAGGTCGACTTCAAGAACGTCGTTCTTATCATGACCACCAACGCCGGTGCCCAGGGTATGGCTCACGGGGACGCCTTCGGGTTCCGTAAAGCCGACGATGACACCAGCTACGATGCCATGAAACGAAATCTGATGCACGACCTGCAGAAAGAGTTCAAACCGGAATTCCTGGGACGTCTCGACGAAGTCGTCGTCTTCCGGAAACTCACCCGCGAAGAACTCAAGCAGATCGTCGACATCGAACTGGGTAAAGTTCGCAAACGTCTGAAAGAACAGGGCGTGGTCCTGGAACTCACCGACGAAACCCGCGAATTCATCATCGACAAAGGCTCCGAAGGGGGCGAACTCGACTACGGTGCACGTCCGCTGCGTCGTTCCGTCGAACGCTACATCGAAGATCCGCTGGCAGAAGAACTGCTGCGGGGTGCCTTTGAAGGAAAGAACAAAGTGCTGGTTACTGTCGCCGAAGTCGGCGACGAAAAACGGCTCGAGTTCGAAGGTTCCTACGAAGCCGAAACCGAAGAGCTGGCGACCGTCGGTTCCAGCGAAGGCGGTGCTCCGGAAGGCGAAGGTTAA